A single window of Brevundimonas vitisensis DNA harbors:
- a CDS encoding M23 family metallopeptidase yields MAQFDPRRQPMRLAPHVFTAAAAVCVALLAGRVYQPARADEAPVLTAEQMAALEVSAFASAGTPAGLTAPEAIPVQIRRGETFEQAVRRTGIGADEARAVAATIAGVFDLSELRAGLKFETAISQPRGGRGDARLIGLTMRTGPATQLTVSRTFDGALRLRSLEERVTHETVVLKADVSGSLYATAQRMGSTPKVTRRAVQLFSGKFDLDRDIRASDDFVLVFDRSVTESGRTVESGELLYAELKGQAFYRFKPAGASEAQYFDASGKNMRSSFMRTPLDRGFRVSSSYGFRRHPISGYQRMHQGIDFAAGTGTPVLAPADGVVVEARRWGGYGNWLRIRHSNGLETGYGHLSRYGSGIRAGQRVRQGQVVAYVGSTGASTGPHLHYEIWRGGQRINPSGVRTEEGTILAGADLAAFRAEKARIDRVIAAGGERRAAPSTLRPAQG; encoded by the coding sequence ATGGCTCAGTTCGATCCGCGACGCCAGCCGATGCGACTGGCACCGCACGTTTTCACCGCCGCCGCCGCTGTCTGTGTCGCCCTGCTGGCAGGTCGCGTCTATCAGCCCGCCCGGGCCGATGAAGCGCCGGTTCTGACCGCCGAACAGATGGCCGCGCTGGAAGTCAGCGCCTTCGCCTCCGCCGGAACGCCCGCCGGGCTGACAGCCCCGGAAGCCATTCCCGTCCAGATTCGCCGTGGCGAGACCTTCGAACAGGCCGTTCGCCGCACCGGCATCGGTGCCGATGAGGCCCGCGCCGTCGCCGCCACGATCGCCGGCGTCTTCGACCTGTCGGAGCTGCGTGCCGGACTGAAGTTCGAAACCGCCATTTCACAACCGCGCGGCGGCCGTGGCGATGCCCGCCTGATCGGCCTGACCATGCGGACCGGCCCGGCCACCCAGCTGACCGTGTCGCGCACCTTCGACGGGGCCCTGCGTCTGCGTTCGCTCGAAGAGCGGGTCACCCATGAAACCGTCGTGCTGAAGGCCGACGTCAGCGGCTCCCTCTATGCCACCGCCCAGCGCATGGGATCGACGCCCAAGGTCACGCGCCGCGCCGTCCAGCTGTTCTCGGGCAAGTTCGACCTGGATCGCGACATCCGCGCCTCCGACGACTTCGTCCTGGTGTTCGACCGGTCGGTGACCGAGAGCGGCCGCACGGTGGAATCGGGCGAACTCCTCTATGCCGAGCTGAAGGGCCAGGCCTTCTATCGCTTCAAGCCCGCCGGTGCCTCCGAAGCCCAGTATTTCGACGCCTCGGGCAAGAACATGCGGTCGTCCTTCATGCGGACCCCGCTGGACCGGGGCTTCCGCGTCAGTTCCTCCTATGGCTTCCGCCGCCATCCGATCTCGGGATACCAGCGGATGCACCAGGGCATCGATTTCGCGGCCGGAACCGGCACCCCCGTTCTGGCCCCGGCCGATGGCGTGGTGGTGGAGGCCCGTCGCTGGGGCGGCTATGGCAACTGGCTGCGTATCCGTCATTCCAACGGGCTTGAGACCGGCTATGGCCACCTTTCCCGCTATGGCTCCGGCATTCGCGCCGGACAGCGCGTGCGGCAGGGACAGGTCGTCGCCTATGTCGGCTCGACCGGGGCCTCGACCGGGCCGCACCTCCACTATGAAATCTGGCGCGGTGGTCAGCGGATCAATCCGTCCGGCGTCCGCACCGAAGAGGGCACCATCCTGGCCGGTGCTGATCTGGCCGCCTTCCGCGCCGAAAAGGCCCGGATCGACCGCGTGATCGCGGCGGGTGGCGAACGCCGCGCTGCGCCGTCCACCCTGCGTCCGGCCCAGGGCTGA
- a CDS encoding acyltransferase family protein, which produces MTLSLAPADLRPLTALRFIAAAWVVLYTFWPNLDVGFLPNLAAKGYLGVELFFVLSGFILSHVYLQAAGEGGFKYGSFLWARLARVYPLHLMTLLGVMALGLAATAAGMAIDGSVLSWESLPANLLLLHAWGLAPEAGWNHPSWSISAEWFAYLCFPAFAFVTWRLRERPWLAVLGAAVMLLGLYAAFQLMAGFPLTQATIRWGALRIVPCFALGCTLYLVHRSGGVPRPALAAAVFGALIVASSSLMLWDGITVLLAGGLILSLGSVSNARAGILASAPAVYLGEISYSIYMICAPWQILAVNLAARATGAEDKKLQLFVWLPVIAAIPIAAAVTYHLVERPARKALRDMAERRNQRRTEQKSQAQLA; this is translated from the coding sequence ATGACCCTGTCGCTCGCACCCGCCGATCTTCGCCCCCTGACCGCGCTGCGCTTCATCGCGGCGGCCTGGGTCGTCCTCTATACTTTCTGGCCCAATCTGGACGTCGGCTTCCTGCCGAACCTGGCGGCCAAGGGCTATCTGGGCGTCGAACTGTTCTTCGTCCTGTCGGGCTTCATCCTCAGCCATGTCTATCTCCAGGCGGCTGGCGAGGGGGGCTTCAAATACGGCAGCTTCCTCTGGGCCCGGCTGGCGCGCGTCTATCCCCTGCATCTTATGACGCTGCTGGGCGTCATGGCCCTGGGCCTGGCTGCCACGGCGGCAGGAATGGCGATCGACGGCAGTGTGCTGAGCTGGGAATCCCTGCCCGCCAATCTTCTACTGCTTCATGCCTGGGGCCTGGCCCCCGAGGCTGGATGGAACCACCCGTCCTGGTCCATCTCGGCGGAATGGTTCGCCTATCTGTGCTTCCCCGCCTTTGCCTTCGTTACCTGGCGACTGCGCGAGCGGCCCTGGCTGGCTGTTCTGGGTGCGGCGGTGATGTTGCTGGGCCTCTATGCCGCCTTCCAGCTCATGGCCGGCTTTCCCCTGACCCAGGCCACCATTCGATGGGGGGCCCTGCGGATCGTGCCCTGCTTCGCCCTGGGCTGTACCCTCTATCTCGTCCACCGCAGCGGCGGCGTGCCGCGTCCTGCCTTGGCCGCTGCCGTGTTCGGTGCCCTGATCGTCGCCTCATCTTCGCTGATGCTGTGGGACGGCATCACGGTCCTGCTGGCCGGCGGACTGATCCTGTCTCTGGGCTCGGTGTCCAATGCGCGGGCGGGCATCCTCGCCTCTGCCCCGGCCGTCTATCTGGGTGAGATCAGCTATTCCATCTATATGATCTGCGCGCCCTGGCAGATCCTGGCGGTGAACCTGGCGGCCCGTGCGACCGGGGCGGAGGACAAGAAGCTTCAACTTTTCGTGTGGTTGCCCGTGATCGCGGCCATTCCGATCGCAGCCGCCGTCACCTATCACCTGGTGGAACGCCCGGCCCGCAAGGCTTTGCGCGACATGGCCGAGCGGCGCAATCAGCGCCGGACGGAACAAAAGTCGCAGGCACAACTCGCCTGA
- a CDS encoding CHAP domain-containing protein, with amino-acid sequence MTFARFFSGIQIRGDAWTWWEQGVARYQTGNRPATQSVLVFRPHGRMTRGHVAVVSEVLTDRIIRVTHANWGGSRGKVEENVTVADVSEAGDWSAVKVWYAPSNALGTTVYPTYGFIYNDTPALTRRDQMASVSGTATGH; translated from the coding sequence GTGACCTTCGCCCGCTTCTTCTCGGGCATCCAGATCCGGGGTGATGCCTGGACCTGGTGGGAGCAGGGCGTGGCGCGGTACCAGACAGGAAATCGTCCCGCCACCCAGTCTGTCCTGGTTTTCCGTCCGCATGGACGTATGACCCGTGGCCACGTTGCCGTGGTGTCCGAGGTCCTGACCGACCGCATCATCCGCGTCACCCATGCCAATTGGGGCGGCAGCCGCGGCAAGGTCGAGGAAAACGTCACCGTCGCCGATGTTTCCGAGGCCGGCGACTGGAGCGCGGTCAAGGTCTGGTACGCCCCCAGCAATGCCCTGGGCACCACCGTCTATCCGACCTACGGCTTCATCTACAACGACACGCCTGCGCTGACCCGCCGTGACCAGATGGCCTCGGTCAGCGGGACCGCCACGGGCCACTGA
- a CDS encoding magnesium transporter CorA family protein has translation MIRVYRRGGAACEAVDTHAEAFALDPDILWVDLVAPSREEEAAVEAALGGLPLPTREEMAELEASSRVYREGGATFLTADLIHNGDAEIPAIDPVTFVLTTGPLVTIRYFDPRPFAMMDGILDRDPQLCANGHTLFLHLMEAVIDRASDVLSRAVTHVEGIAEHVFSTREQKTVGFERLITKLGRARMANARIEQSLAGLTRVFAFAGLDDRIEADHEAAEHLRSLTRDARSLTDHNHAVAASIDFQLNAALGLINIQQSSIIKIFSVAAVAFMPPTLIASIYGMNFEHMPELPQIWGYPAALTAMVVAALLPLAFFKKKGWL, from the coding sequence ATGATCCGGGTCTATCGACGCGGCGGCGCGGCCTGCGAGGCCGTCGACACCCATGCCGAGGCCTTTGCCCTGGACCCCGATATCCTGTGGGTCGACTTGGTCGCGCCGTCTCGCGAGGAAGAGGCCGCGGTTGAAGCCGCCCTGGGGGGCCTGCCCCTGCCGACCCGCGAGGAAATGGCCGAGCTGGAGGCATCCAGCCGCGTGTATCGCGAGGGCGGGGCCACATTCCTGACCGCCGACCTGATTCACAACGGCGATGCAGAGATCCCGGCGATCGATCCGGTGACCTTCGTCCTGACGACAGGTCCATTGGTCACCATTCGCTATTTCGATCCGCGCCCCTTTGCCATGATGGATGGGATACTGGATCGCGATCCCCAGCTGTGCGCGAACGGACACACGTTGTTCCTGCATCTGATGGAGGCGGTCATCGACCGCGCCTCGGACGTGCTGTCGCGCGCCGTCACCCATGTCGAAGGGATCGCCGAACACGTCTTTTCCACCCGCGAACAGAAAACGGTCGGCTTCGAACGCTTGATCACCAAACTGGGCCGGGCGCGGATGGCCAATGCCCGGATAGAGCAGAGCCTGGCCGGGCTGACGCGAGTCTTTGCTTTCGCTGGCCTGGACGACCGGATCGAGGCCGATCACGAGGCCGCCGAACACCTGCGATCCCTGACGCGCGACGCCCGCAGCCTGACCGATCACAACCACGCGGTGGCGGCGAGCATCGACTTTCAGCTCAACGCGGCCCTGGGTCTGATCAACATCCAGCAATCGTCGATCATCAAGATCTTCTCGGTGGCGGCGGTGGCCTTCATGCCGCCGACCCTGATCGCGTCGATCTACGGCATGAATTTCGAACACATGCCCGAACTGCCCCAGATCTGGGGCTATCCAGCGGCCCTGACCGCCATGGTCGTCGCCGCCCTGCTGCCCCTCGCCTTCTTCAAGAAGAAGGGCTGGCTCTAG
- a CDS encoding phosphotransferase family protein, translating into MTEPTTIDQNQDPQAAFAGTREVDPRYALDTASLDRWLADHVEGYAGPLTIRQFKGGQSNPTYELVTPGAAYVLRRKPPGVLLPSAHAVDREYTVISALHAQGFPVARPHALCLDEAVIGSIFYVMDKVEGRVFWDLKLPGLVPDQRRAIYDAQVDTLAALHRFDPAEIGLSDYGKPGNYFERQVGRWTKQYRASEIDPIPAMDRLIDFLPRDLPADGPARIVHGDFRLDNMIVAADGPDVRAVLDWELSTLGDPMADFSYMLIGWVIPASQRNGLGGADLEALGIPTVEQTVARYAAQTVGPVPGNLDWLFAYNLFRLAAICQGIAGRVRDGTAASAHARSMAAQVGPLSDAAWNFAQKAGA; encoded by the coding sequence ATGACCGAACCCACGACGATCGACCAGAACCAGGACCCCCAGGCCGCCTTTGCCGGCACGCGAGAGGTCGATCCCCGATATGCGCTGGACACCGCCTCCCTGGATCGCTGGCTGGCTGATCACGTCGAGGGCTATGCCGGACCGTTGACGATCCGTCAGTTCAAAGGGGGGCAGTCCAATCCGACCTATGAACTGGTGACGCCGGGCGCGGCCTATGTCCTTCGCAGAAAGCCGCCGGGTGTCCTCTTGCCCTCGGCCCATGCGGTGGACCGCGAATATACGGTGATTTCGGCCCTGCATGCGCAGGGTTTCCCCGTGGCCCGGCCCCATGCCCTGTGCCTGGACGAAGCCGTCATCGGCTCGATCTTCTATGTCATGGACAAGGTCGAGGGGCGGGTGTTCTGGGACCTGAAACTGCCCGGCCTGGTGCCCGATCAGCGCCGCGCCATCTATGACGCCCAGGTCGATACCCTGGCCGCCTTGCACCGGTTCGACCCGGCCGAGATCGGCCTGTCCGACTATGGCAAGCCCGGCAACTATTTCGAGCGTCAGGTCGGTCGCTGGACCAAACAGTATCGGGCCTCTGAGATTGATCCGATCCCGGCGATGGACCGGCTGATCGACTTCCTGCCGCGCGACCTGCCCGCCGACGGTCCGGCGCGGATCGTCCACGGCGACTTCCGGCTGGACAATATGATCGTCGCTGCGGACGGGCCGGACGTCCGGGCCGTTCTGGACTGGGAGCTGTCGACCCTGGGCGATCCGATGGCCGACTTTTCCTATATGCTGATCGGCTGGGTCATCCCGGCCAGCCAGAGGAACGGCCTGGGCGGGGCGGACCTAGAGGCGCTGGGCATCCCCACGGTCGAACAGACGGTGGCCCGCTATGCCGCGCAGACCGTTGGGCCGGTGCCGGGCAATCTGGACTGGCTGTTTGCCTACAATCTGTTCCGGCTGGCGGCGATCTGTCAGGGAATCGCGGGCCGCGTCCGAGACGGCACCGCCGCCAGCGCCCACGCCCGCAGCATGGCCGCCCAGGTCGGGCCGCTGTCGGATGCGGCGTGGAACTTTGCGCAAAAGGCGGGAGCCTAG
- the glpK gene encoding glycerol kinase GlpK: MTPLILAIDQGTTSTRAIAFEVGEGGVFSAVAVSQIELPQHFPQSGWVEHDAAEIWAATLQTCREVIRKAGGVGRFAAIGITNQRETAVLWDAATGQPLHRAIVWQDRRTAEVTGRLVADGHEPGVQAATGLILDPYFSATKFAWLLDAVPGARDRAARGEVRLGTIESWLIFNLTGGASHVTDATNAARTSLMDLAERAWRPDLCELFQVPLAALPEIRACSDHFGDTVPSLFGRALAIHGAAGDQQAALVGHGALAAGDAKITYGTGAFLVANVGAVPVVSTRRLLGTLGYAVGNDVAYALEGSIFSAGSAIQWLRDGLKVLSESRQSEAMARTLADNGGVYLVPGFTGLGAPWWQPDARGTIVGLTRDSGPAHMVRAALESLAYQTADLLDALHSDGAPPLKVLKVDGGVTANDFAMQFVADICQVTVERPAFQEMTALGAAKLAALGIGLIDDLSAMAREAPAVWTPRMAPEQRQALLRGWRGAVKAAIIAAKPDEAPE, encoded by the coding sequence ATGACACCTCTGATCCTTGCCATCGACCAGGGCACGACCTCGACCCGGGCCATCGCCTTCGAGGTCGGCGAGGGGGGCGTGTTCAGCGCCGTGGCCGTATCGCAGATCGAGCTGCCCCAGCATTTCCCGCAGTCCGGCTGGGTCGAGCATGACGCGGCCGAAATCTGGGCCGCAACCCTTCAGACCTGTCGCGAAGTCATCCGAAAGGCGGGCGGCGTGGGCCGGTTCGCCGCCATCGGCATCACCAATCAGCGCGAGACGGCGGTCCTGTGGGATGCCGCCACGGGCCAGCCCCTGCACCGCGCCATCGTCTGGCAGGACCGCCGCACGGCCGAGGTGACAGGGCGGCTGGTGGCCGACGGCCATGAGCCCGGGGTTCAGGCGGCAACGGGCCTGATCCTCGATCCCTATTTCTCGGCCACCAAATTCGCCTGGCTGCTGGATGCGGTGCCGGGTGCCCGCGATCGGGCGGCGCGGGGCGAGGTCCGTCTGGGCACGATCGAAAGCTGGCTGATCTTCAACCTGACGGGCGGGGCGTCCCACGTCACCGATGCGACCAATGCGGCCCGGACGTCGCTGATGGACCTGGCGGAGCGCGCGTGGCGGCCGGACCTGTGCGAGCTGTTTCAGGTGCCCCTGGCCGCCCTTCCCGAAATCCGGGCCTGTTCGGACCATTTTGGCGACACCGTGCCCTCGCTGTTCGGCAGGGCCTTGGCCATCCATGGCGCGGCAGGAGACCAGCAGGCGGCCCTGGTCGGCCACGGGGCGCTGGCGGCGGGCGATGCCAAGATCACCTATGGCACGGGCGCGTTCCTGGTTGCCAATGTCGGCGCGGTGCCGGTCGTCTCGACCCGGCGGCTGCTGGGCACCTTGGGCTATGCGGTTGGAAACGACGTCGCCTATGCGCTGGAAGGGTCCATCTTTTCTGCCGGATCAGCGATCCAGTGGTTGAGGGACGGTCTGAAGGTCTTGTCTGAATCGCGCCAGTCCGAGGCCATGGCCCGGACCCTGGCGGACAACGGCGGCGTATATCTGGTGCCGGGCTTTACGGGCCTGGGGGCACCGTGGTGGCAGCCGGATGCGCGAGGCACCATCGTCGGCCTGACCCGGGACAGCGGGCCGGCCCACATGGTTCGGGCAGCGCTGGAGAGCCTGGCCTATCAGACAGCCGACCTGCTGGATGCCCTCCACAGCGACGGAGCCCCGCCATTGAAGGTGCTGAAGGTCGATGGCGGCGTGACGGCCAATGACTTTGCCATGCAGTTCGTGGCCGACATCTGTCAGGTCACGGTCGAGCGTCCGGCTTTTCAGGAGATGACGGCCCTGGGGGCGGCCAAGCTGGCGGCCCTGGGGATCGGGCTGATCGACGACCTGTCCGCAATGGCGCGCGAAGCCCCGGCCGTGTGGACCCCCCGAATGGCCCCGGAACAGCGTCAGGCCCTGCTGAGGGGCTGGCGCGGTGCCGTCAAGGCGGCCATCATCGCCGCAAAACCGGACGAAGCGCCCGAATGA
- a CDS encoding threonine ammonia-lyase yields the protein MHTASFEGVRDAATQIAGVAVRTPLIESPALNARVGGRVLLKAENLQHAGAFKFRGAYNRISRLDAAERARGVVAYSSGNHAQGVAAAAALVGTRALIVMPADSPAIKIEGVRSFGGEVRLYDRWTESREEIGAAIAAERGSILVPPFDDPFVIEGQGTTALELLDQAEGAAVDQLLCCCSGGGLMAGINLVMESLSPATRTWAVEPTAFDDTARSLAAGTRVGHPPAAPSICDALQTPVPGALTFPINQRVLAGALSVTDDEAAQAVRYAFRTLKLVVEPGGAAALAALLAGKVETQGRTTAIILSGGNVDPALFSAIIEDRFTGV from the coding sequence ATGCACACCGCTTCCTTCGAAGGCGTCCGGGACGCCGCCACACAGATTGCGGGCGTCGCCGTCCGGACACCTTTGATCGAGAGCCCGGCCCTGAATGCGCGCGTCGGTGGCCGGGTCCTGCTGAAGGCCGAAAATCTGCAACATGCCGGGGCCTTCAAGTTTCGAGGCGCCTATAACCGCATCAGCCGTCTGGACGCGGCCGAGCGGGCGCGGGGGGTCGTCGCCTATTCCTCCGGCAACCATGCCCAGGGCGTGGCCGCCGCTGCCGCCCTGGTCGGGACACGCGCCCTGATCGTGATGCCCGCCGACAGTCCCGCCATCAAGATCGAGGGGGTCCGTTCGTTCGGTGGCGAGGTTCGCCTCTACGATCGCTGGACCGAAAGCCGCGAAGAGATCGGCGCGGCCATCGCCGCTGAGCGGGGCTCCATCCTGGTGCCGCCCTTTGACGACCCGTTCGTGATCGAAGGCCAGGGCACCACCGCCCTGGAACTGCTGGATCAGGCCGAGGGTGCAGCCGTCGACCAGTTGCTGTGCTGCTGCTCGGGCGGCGGGCTGATGGCCGGGATCAATCTGGTCATGGAGAGCCTGAGCCCCGCCACCCGAACCTGGGCGGTCGAACCCACCGCTTTCGATGACACGGCCCGGTCGCTGGCCGCCGGGACCCGCGTCGGCCACCCGCCCGCCGCGCCCTCGATCTGCGACGCCTTGCAGACGCCCGTGCCCGGTGCCCTCACCTTTCCCATCAACCAGCGGGTCCTGGCCGGGGCGCTGTCCGTGACCGATGACGAGGCGGCGCAGGCCGTGCGCTATGCCTTCCGCACCTTGAAACTGGTGGTCGAGCCGGGCGGGGCCGCCGCCCTGGCCGCCCTTCTGGCCGGCAAGGTCGAGACCCAGGGCCGGACCACGGCCATCATCCTGTCGGGCGGCAATGTCGACCCGGCCCTGTTTTCCGCCATCATCGAAGATCGCTTCACCGGAGTCTGA
- a CDS encoding MaoC family dehydratase has product MTKPSELAALIGTEVGVSKWFEIDQARINAFADATEDWQFIHVDPEAAAATPFGGTIAHGFLTLSLASAMSYDAVPPLDGVVMGVNYGFDKLRFLAPVPAGSKVRGRFKLLSAEDKGGGRWLIKHELTVEIDGGSKPALIAEWLGMQMVE; this is encoded by the coding sequence ATGACAAAACCCAGCGAACTGGCCGCCCTGATCGGCACCGAGGTCGGCGTCTCGAAATGGTTCGAGATCGACCAGGCCCGCATCAATGCCTTTGCCGATGCCACCGAGGACTGGCAGTTCATCCACGTGGACCCGGAAGCGGCCGCCGCCACGCCCTTCGGCGGCACCATTGCCCACGGGTTCCTGACGCTCAGCCTGGCCTCGGCCATGTCCTATGACGCCGTGCCGCCGCTGGACGGCGTGGTGATGGGGGTCAACTACGGCTTCGACAAACTGCGCTTCCTGGCCCCCGTGCCCGCCGGGTCAAAGGTGCGCGGCCGGTTCAAGCTCCTGTCCGCCGAAGACAAGGGCGGCGGCCGCTGGCTGATCAAGCACGAACTGACCGTCGAGATCGACGGCGGCAGCAAACCGGCCCTGATTGCCGAGTGGCTTGGAATGCAGATGGTTGAATGA
- a CDS encoding MHYT domain-containing protein: MHHHHGLVFVALSYVVAVTAAWTALDLLQRVRTRTGTEQAPWLATAALAMGGGVWAMHFIAMLGFDPGAPVRYDVGLTLLSFLLAVAGTAGAFFAATRARLGRGQVPAAGIVMGCAIALMHYVGMAAMRTAATVGWRPELVLVSVLIAIGASMAALWAAGRDVSIPRRAVAAGVLGVAVVGMHYSGMAALRLEPTTMAMGEGGAPSLAIAIGVASMTVVILLTTLAVSIADQRTRLLDVIEAGGVGYWEIGLRDRAVNLSARAQVLLGLPPGQTSYAFDSPPWLREEDVETRQEALRRALAGEAPYDVEFPVGDGSRWVQAHGNLIRSRSGRPIKLAGVVRDITDRRHAFADLETSERRQKLLINELNHRVKNTLATIQSIAALTARRAEGVEEFFALFQARLMALSDTHNLLTASGWEKATLRDLLSKELRPYSSDQIRLDGPEVWLEAPQALAMGMIAHELATNAAKYGALSLPGGCVTITWGDVDAEGLVTLDWTESDGPPVTPPSRTGFGSRLIATSLKGDLGGTVDMDYRPGGLRVKLTFRTSPRTSSLAQTA, translated from the coding sequence TTGCATCACCATCACGGCCTTGTCTTCGTTGCTCTCTCCTATGTGGTTGCCGTGACGGCCGCATGGACGGCGCTGGACCTGTTGCAGCGGGTCCGGACGCGCACCGGGACCGAGCAGGCCCCATGGCTGGCCACGGCGGCCCTGGCCATGGGCGGCGGCGTCTGGGCCATGCATTTCATCGCCATGCTCGGCTTCGATCCCGGTGCCCCAGTTCGGTATGACGTCGGCCTGACTCTGCTGTCCTTCCTGCTGGCCGTGGCGGGAACGGCCGGGGCCTTCTTTGCGGCGACGCGAGCCCGGCTGGGGCGAGGTCAGGTCCCGGCGGCGGGGATCGTCATGGGCTGTGCGATCGCCCTGATGCACTATGTCGGCATGGCGGCCATGCGCACGGCGGCGACCGTGGGCTGGCGGCCGGAGCTGGTGCTGGTTTCGGTCCTGATCGCAATCGGGGCGTCGATGGCCGCCCTCTGGGCGGCGGGTCGGGACGTCTCCATACCGCGGCGTGCCGTGGCAGCTGGTGTCCTGGGTGTGGCCGTGGTCGGCATGCACTACAGCGGCATGGCCGCCCTCAGGCTGGAACCGACCACCATGGCCATGGGCGAGGGCGGGGCGCCGTCCCTGGCCATCGCCATCGGCGTCGCGTCGATGACGGTCGTGATCCTGCTCACCACCCTGGCGGTGTCCATCGCGGACCAGCGGACCCGGCTGCTGGACGTCATCGAGGCTGGCGGCGTCGGCTATTGGGAGATTGGGCTGCGGGACCGGGCGGTCAACCTGTCGGCCCGGGCGCAGGTGCTTCTCGGGCTGCCGCCGGGCCAGACCAGCTATGCCTTCGATTCCCCGCCCTGGCTGCGCGAGGAAGATGTTGAAACGCGTCAGGAGGCCCTGCGCCGGGCACTGGCTGGCGAGGCCCCATATGATGTGGAGTTCCCCGTCGGTGATGGCAGCCGGTGGGTTCAGGCGCACGGCAACCTGATCCGATCGCGTTCGGGCCGCCCGATCAAGCTGGCCGGTGTGGTGCGCGACATCACCGATCGCCGCCACGCCTTTGCCGATCTGGAGACCAGCGAGCGCCGCCAGAAGCTGCTCATCAACGAGTTGAACCACCGGGTGAAGAACACCCTGGCCACGATCCAGTCGATTGCCGCCCTGACCGCCCGCCGCGCCGAAGGGGTGGAGGAGTTCTTCGCCCTGTTTCAGGCGCGGCTGATGGCCCTGTCGGACACGCACAATCTGCTGACGGCCTCGGGTTGGGAAAAGGCGACGCTGCGCGATCTGCTGTCCAAGGAACTCCGGCCCTATTCCAGCGACCAGATCCGACTGGACGGTCCAGAGGTTTGGCTGGAGGCGCCCCAGGCCCTGGCCATGGGCATGATTGCCCACGAACTGGCGACCAATGCGGCCAAATACGGTGCGCTTTCGCTTCCAGGCGGCTGTGTCACCATCACCTGGGGCGATGTCGATGCCGAAGGCCTGGTGACCCTGGACTGGACCGAAAGCGACGGGCCGCCGGTGACGCCGCCCAGTCGCACGGGTTTCGGCTCGCGCTTGATCGCCACCAGTCTGAAGGGCGACCTGGGCGGGACGGTCGACATGGATTATCGGCCCGGGGGCCTGCGCGTGAAGCTGACGTTCAGGACATCGCCTCGGACCAGCTCACTCGCCCAGACAGCGTAG
- a CDS encoding Gfo/Idh/MocA family protein — MSQHTPLKVGVAGAGVMGRNHARVATDVRDFALTTIFDPDAAVATGVAEAYGAAPVMTAQDFVAAGLDAAIVATPNRHHADLSVALLEAGVHVLVEKPIAATVADAQRMIDAARANNRVLMVGQVERFNPAVEAVKRAVDGDDIISIQITRVGPFPPRMGEVGVVIDLAVHDIDIIRHLTGSEIVEVQPQLARTRADREDTALLQFRLENGVIAHITTNWVTPYKVRTLQVATKTKFVVADLMTRQVTEYFGQQSDGSYSTRGVMSWPNEPLKKELEAFAHAIRTGETPAVTGEDGLRNLEVALRCLGE, encoded by the coding sequence CGCGACTTCGCCCTGACAACCATCTTCGATCCCGATGCGGCCGTGGCGACGGGCGTGGCCGAGGCCTATGGCGCGGCACCCGTGATGACGGCCCAGGACTTCGTCGCCGCCGGGCTGGACGCAGCCATCGTCGCCACCCCGAACCGGCATCACGCGGACCTGTCCGTGGCCTTGCTCGAAGCCGGCGTGCACGTCCTGGTCGAAAAGCCGATCGCGGCCACCGTGGCCGATGCTCAGCGCATGATCGACGCGGCCCGCGCCAACAACCGGGTCCTGATGGTGGGCCAGGTCGAGCGGTTCAATCCGGCGGTCGAGGCGGTCAAGCGCGCGGTGGACGGCGACGACATCATCTCGATCCAGATCACCCGCGTCGGCCCCTTCCCGCCGCGCATGGGCGAGGTCGGGGTGGTGATCGATCTGGCGGTGCATGACATCGACATCATTCGGCACCTGACCGGGTCCGAGATCGTTGAGGTTCAGCCCCAGCTGGCCCGAACCCGTGCCGATCGCGAGGACACGGCCCTTCTGCAGTTCCGGCTGGAAAACGGGGTGATCGCCCACATCACCACCAACTGGGTCACCCCCTACAAGGTCCGCACGTTGCAGGTGGCGACCAAGACCAAATTCGTCGTCGCCGATCTGATGACCCGCCAGGTGACGGAATATTTCGGCCAGCAGTCGGACGGCAGCTATTCGACGCGAGGGGTCATGAGCTGGCCCAACGAGCCGCTGAAGAAGGAACTGGAGGCCTTTGCCCACGCCATCCGGACCGGCGAGACGCCGGCCGTGACGGGCGAGGACGGCCTGCGGAACCTGGAGGTCGCCCTACGCTGTCTGGGCGAGTGA